Genomic window (Streptomyces cadmiisoli):
ACGTCAGCATCGCCCTCGACTCGGCGACCGTGCGCGAGCAGCTGACCCAGGCCATGCACACCCGCGACCTGATCGGCCAGGCCACCGGCATCCTCATGGAACGCCTCGACATCGACGCGGCGGAGGCCTTCGAGAGCCTGGTCAGGGCCTCGCAGCGGGAGAACATCAAGCTGCGCGATCTCGCCCGGCGCCTCGTCGAGGCGCATCCCCCGCGGTGACGACCGGCCGCCCCGGCGCGCCTCGCCGCACCACCCCGAGGCCCTGAACCTCCCTTTTGCGAGGGCGTTTCCGGGATACCCGTACCTTCATGAGACCTGAGACGCCCGAGACGCTGGACAAGGCGATGTCGCGCAGCACCGGCCTCGACACCCTGCTGCGCGACCTGACCGACCGTGCGGTCGAGGCGGTGCCCGGGGTCGCCGCGTGCAGCGTCACCGTCCGCCGTGCGGAACGCCTGCTCACCCTGGCCGGGAGCCGGGGTCTGCCCAGCGGGCTCGACCAGCGCCAGTACGAGAACGGCTCGGGCCCTTGTGTGGAGGCAGCCGACACCGGCGTCGAACAGTACGCGGCCGACCTGGTCACGGAGGACCGCTGGCCGGAGTACCGGTCGTACGCGCTGTCCGTCGGCGTCCGCAGCGTGCTGGCGTTGCCGCTGCGGACGACCGGCGGGCGCAGCGGTGCCGCGCTCAACTTCTACGGCACCGGACCCGGCGCGCTGGGCGGCAGCCGCGACGCCGCCCGGGAGTTCGCCTCGCGCGCGCGGGACGCGATCGACATCGCGCTGCGCATCGAGCACGAGCGCACCTCGGCCGGCGATGTGCGCACCGCGCTGCTCTCCCGCAGCGTCATCGACCAGGCGATCGGCATCCTGATGGCGCAGGAGCGTGTCGACGCCCACGCCGCCCTGGCCCGGCTGCGCCGCGTCTCCCAGAAACGCAACGTCAAACTGCGGGACCTGTGCACCGAACTGGTGGCGGGCGTCGCGCGGGGCGGCGGGTCAGCCGGCCGCCGGCAGTGACTCGCCCCGCACCGCCTGCACGTCCAGTTCCACCTTCAGTGTCGCCCCGACGGCGGCGATGCCCGCCCGCACCACCTGGTTGTAGTGCATGGCGAAGTCCTCGCGCCGCAGCTCCGTCGTGGCCCGGAACGCGGCCCGGGTGCCGCCCCACGGATCGGCGCCGGTGCCGAGCCGGGTGAGGTCGAGGTCCACCGGCCGGACGATGCCGCGCAGCGCGAGTTCGCCGTGCACCGTCCAGCGGTCGGCGCCCGCGGCCGTCAGTCCGGTGGACCGGTAGGTGATGTCCGGGCAGCGCTCCACGTCCAGGAAGTCCGCGGACCGCAGGTGCCGGTCGCGCACGTCGTTGCCGGTGCTGATGGAGGAGGCCCGGATGACCGCCTCCACCCGGGACTTGGTGATGTCGTCCGGGGCGATCTCGATGGTGCCGGCGAAATCCGTGAACCGGCCGTGCACGCTGGAGATCCCCAGGTGCTGGGCGACGGCCGCCACGCTGGAGTGCGCCGGGTCGATGGTCCACGGCCCCGGCGCGGGCAGCTCCGCCCCGTCCTGCCGGCCCAGCGTCACCGTGCCCAGTTCGGCGCGTCCGCTCGCGGTGACGATCGCGCCGGCCGCCGCGGGCCCGTATCCGACCGCGGTCACGACGGCGGTGTACGCCCCCGGCACCAGCGGTGCCGGGTCCCGGACCGCGCCCTCGCCGTCCGCCTCGGCCCGCAGCACCTGGACGCCCCTCGCGTCCATCACCGTGACGACCGCGTGCGACACGGCCCATCCGTCGCGGGTACGGATCCTCGCGGTCAGTCCCATGTCCTTCAAACTCCTTGCCGCAAATGGAACCGGTCCGCGGCGGGGCGCACCTCCGCTCAGAGCGCGCCCCCACCGCGGACCGGGGCTTTTCGGGAACTACTCGCCGGGGTGGCCGAGTGCGATGTCGTGGCCGTCGACGCCGGGGCCGGTGACCGTCAGGGCCGTCGCCACCGGCGGGTAGCCGGTCGCGATGACCGTGTACTCGCCGCCGTCCAGGTCGGTGAAGGCGTAGGCCCCGTCCGTCCCGGTCGTCGCGGTGCCCACGACGTTGCCCGCCGCGTCCACCAGCGTCACCCGCGCGTCGGCCAGCGGCCCGTGCGGGGCCCGTACGACGCCGAGCAGCCGGGCACCCGCGTCCAGGTCGACCTCGACCCGGGTCACGCCCGTGCCGCCCACCTCGACGGGCAGCGCCCGCGGCCGGTACCCGGCGGCGTTCACCGCGACCGTCACCGGCCCCGGCACCAGCTCCGAGAAGCCGAACTCGCCGAATTCGCCGGTGGTCCGGGCGGCCAGCAGATCGCCGCGCACATCGGTGACGACGACCATCGCGTCCTTCACCGGCAGCGCGCTGCCGGCGGCTCGCACCACACCGGTCAGCCCGCTGGTGCCCGAGAGCAGGATGTCGTACGCCAGCGGCTCGCCGTTCACCACGATCGTGGCCGCCTGCGGCTGGAACCCGTCGGCGGCGGCGATCAGGACGTACGAACCGGTGCCCGGCGCGTCCAGCGTGTACGAGCCGTCGGCCTGGGCGACCGACCGGCCCAGCTGGCGGCCCGACAGGGAGATCAGCGTGACCGCCGCCTGCGGGACGGGGGCGCTCTCGGCGTCGCGGACGTGCCCGCGGACCGGGACCCCGATGCCGCCGGTGGTGGCCGGACCGGCCGCGGCCGAGGCCACCGCCGCGAGCCGCTGGGTGCCCTCGGGACCGGCCTGCGGCACGGCGGCGGCGACGGCCGGGACCTTCTCCTCGACCGGCGTGCCGGTCCCGGCCGCGAAGTCCGGGTCTGGCGTGGCGGATTCGGTGGTCTGCGCCAGCGCGGCCTTCGTCTTCAGCGGGACCTCCTTGATGAACAGGGAGCACAGCAGCGCCAGCAGCGCGACGGGCGCGGCGTAGAGGAAGACGTCGGCGATCGCGTGGCCGTAGGCGCTCTCCAGGAGGGTGCGCAGCGGGCCGGGCAGGGCGTCCAGGTCGGGGATGCTGCCGCTGGAGGAGCCCGACTCGGCGAGCGCGGAGGCGTACTTGCGCGGCAGGGCGGCGGCACCGTCCTCGACGTAGTCCGCGATCCGGTGGGTCATCACGGCGCCCAGCGCGGAGACACCCACCGCGCCGCCCAGGGAACGGAAGAAGTTCACCACCGAACTCGCGACGCCCAGGTCGCCCGGCGCCACCTGGTTCTGCGTGGCCAGCACCAGGTTCTGCATCATCATGCCGACGCCGAGGCCCAGCATGGCCATGTAGACGGCGACGTGCCAGTAGGCCGTGTCGTACCGGATCATGCCGAGCAGGCCGAGGCCCGCCGTCACCAGCACACCGCCGGCGAGCAGCCACGCCTTCCAGCGTCCGGTGCGGGTGATGACCTGGCCGGAGACGGTGGACGAGACGAACAGGCCGCCGATCAGCGGGATGGTCAGGATGCCGGACATGGTCGGCGACTCGTCGCGGGCCAGCTGGAAGTACTGGCTGAAGAAGATGGTGCCGGCGAACATCGCGATACCGACGAACAGGGAGGCGAGCGAGGCCAGCGTGATGGTGCGGTTGCGGAACAGCCGCATCGGGATGATCGGCTGGGACGCCTTCGACTCGACCAGTACGAAGACCAGCAGCAGCGCGACCGTGCCGCCGACCATCGCGTACGACTGCCAGGACACCCAGTCGTACTTGTCGCCCGCGAAGGTCACCCAGACCAGCAGCAGGCAGACCGCGGCCGTGATGAACAGCGCGCCCGCCCAGTCGACCTTGACGCGCCGCTTGACCACCGGCAGGTGCAGGGTGCGCTGGAGCACGAACAGGGCTATCACCGCGAACGGCACGCCGACGTAGAAGCACCAGCGCCAGCCCAGCCAGTCGGTGTCGGTGATGACACCGCCGATCAGCGGGCCGCCCACCATCGCGGTCGCGAACGTGGCGCCGAGGTAGCCGTTGTAGCGGCCGCGCTCGCGCGGCGAGATCATCGCCGCGAGGATGATCTGCGCCAGCGAGGACAGACCGCCCATACCGATGCCCTGGACGGCGCGGAAGGTGATCAGGGTCGCCGCGTTCTGCGACAGTCCGGCAGCGGCCGAGCCCAGTACGAAGACCACCAGCGCCAGCTGGATCAGCAGCTTCTTGGAGAAGAGGTCGGCCAGCTTGCCCCACAGCGGGGTGGACGCGGTCATCGCCAGCAGCGACGCGGTCACCACCCAGGTGTAGGCGCTCTGGCCGCCGCCCAGGTCCTGGATGATGTCCGGCAGGGCGTTGGAGACGATCGTCGACGAGAGGATCGCGACGAACATGCCGAGCAGCAGCCCGGTCAGTGCCTCCATGATCTGCCGGTGCGTCATCGGCGCGCCGTCGGCGGAACCGTGCGCGCCTCCTCCGTGCTTGGCGTGGGCCCGCACACCGGCTGGTGTGGTCGTTGCCATGGGCTTCCTTTTCTCTTACGTGTTCGCGGGCGTACGGGTGGTCGCCTCGGGTACGGGAGGCGCTGTCCGGTGGGTGGACCGGCAGTCGCCGAAACTCGTGCGGAGCCGGGACATCAGCCGCGCGAGCTGACCGACCTCCTCGTCGCTCCAGTCCCCGAGCCGCTCGGCCAGCAGGTCGGTGGCGCGCCGGGACAGCTCGTCGAGCCTGGCGCGGCCGACCGGCGTCAGGCGCAGGATGCGCGAGCGCTTGTCCGCCGGGTCGGGGGAGCGCTCGATCCAGCCGCGCTCGGCGGCGTGCGCGACATGGCGGCTGGTGACCGACATGTCCACGGCCAGCAGCTCGCCGAGCCGGCCGATACGCATGTCGCCGTGCCGGTCGAGCAGGGTCAGTACGGCGGC
Coding sequences:
- a CDS encoding GAF and ANTAR domain-containing protein, which produces MRPETPETLDKAMSRSTGLDTLLRDLTDRAVEAVPGVAACSVTVRRAERLLTLAGSRGLPSGLDQRQYENGSGPCVEAADTGVEQYAADLVTEDRWPEYRSYALSVGVRSVLALPLRTTGGRSGAALNFYGTGPGALGGSRDAAREFASRARDAIDIALRIEHERTSAGDVRTALLSRSVIDQAIGILMAQERVDAHAALARLRRVSQKRNVKLRDLCTELVAGVARGGGSAGRRQ
- a CDS encoding YceI family protein; translated protein: MGLTARIRTRDGWAVSHAVVTVMDARGVQVLRAEADGEGAVRDPAPLVPGAYTAVVTAVGYGPAAAGAIVTASGRAELGTVTLGRQDGAELPAPGPWTIDPAHSSVAAVAQHLGISSVHGRFTDFAGTIEIAPDDITKSRVEAVIRASSISTGNDVRDRHLRSADFLDVERCPDITYRSTGLTAAGADRWTVHGELALRGIVRPVDLDLTRLGTGADPWGGTRAAFRATTELRREDFAMHYNQVVRAGIAAVGATLKVELDVQAVRGESLPAAG
- a CDS encoding MFS transporter, whose protein sequence is MATTTPAGVRAHAKHGGGAHGSADGAPMTHRQIMEALTGLLLGMFVAILSSTIVSNALPDIIQDLGGGQSAYTWVVTASLLAMTASTPLWGKLADLFSKKLLIQLALVVFVLGSAAAGLSQNAATLITFRAVQGIGMGGLSSLAQIILAAMISPRERGRYNGYLGATFATAMVGGPLIGGVITDTDWLGWRWCFYVGVPFAVIALFVLQRTLHLPVVKRRVKVDWAGALFITAAVCLLLVWVTFAGDKYDWVSWQSYAMVGGTVALLLVFVLVESKASQPIIPMRLFRNRTITLASLASLFVGIAMFAGTIFFSQYFQLARDESPTMSGILTIPLIGGLFVSSTVSGQVITRTGRWKAWLLAGGVLVTAGLGLLGMIRYDTAYWHVAVYMAMLGLGVGMMMQNLVLATQNQVAPGDLGVASSVVNFFRSLGGAVGVSALGAVMTHRIADYVEDGAAALPRKYASALAESGSSSGSIPDLDALPGPLRTLLESAYGHAIADVFLYAAPVALLALLCSLFIKEVPLKTKAALAQTTESATPDPDFAAGTGTPVEEKVPAVAAAVPQAGPEGTQRLAAVASAAAGPATTGGIGVPVRGHVRDAESAPVPQAAVTLISLSGRQLGRSVAQADGSYTLDAPGTGSYVLIAAADGFQPQAATIVVNGEPLAYDILLSGTSGLTGVVRAAGSALPVKDAMVVVTDVRGDLLAARTTGEFGEFGFSELVPGPVTVAVNAAGYRPRALPVEVGGTGVTRVEVDLDAGARLLGVVRAPHGPLADARVTLVDAAGNVVGTATTGTDGAYAFTDLDGGEYTVIATGYPPVATALTVTGPGVDGHDIALGHPGE
- a CDS encoding MarR family winged helix-turn-helix transcriptional regulator; the encoded protein is MAGQGQYEELARQLSGIAAVKRELARTLPTDCPAGSAAVLTLLDRHGDMRIGRLGELLAVDMSVTSRHVAHAAERGWIERSPDPADKRSRILRLTPVGRARLDELSRRATDLLAERLGDWSDEEVGQLARLMSRLRTSFGDCRSTHRTAPPVPEATTRTPANT